In Streptomyces sp. ML-6, the genomic stretch CCCGCTCGCCGACTCGGTCCACGTCGGGCCGATCGAGGAATGGCCGGGCCACACCGGAGGGAACGTGGCCCTCGGTACCCGGGCGCTCGGCCTGGAGGTCGCGCTCCTCGACTGCATCGGCGACGACTGGACGGGTGCCCAGGTGCGCGAGCGAATGGCCGCGGGCGGCGTGGAGTTCGACCCGCTGATCTCCGCGGCGGGCACCCGCCGCGCCGTGAACCTGGTGGACGCCACCGGACGCCGGATGTCGTTCTACGACGCCCGCGACCCGGCCGACCTGAGGATGCCCCGGGACTTCTACCTGCCGAGGCTGCGGCGCACCCGTCACGTCCACCTGTCCATCATGAATTTCACCCGATTCCTCTATGACGACATCGAGGAACTCGGCGTCCCCGTCTCCACGGACCTGCACGATTGGGACGGACTGGCCGACCACCACCGGGAGTTCGCGTTCCGCTCCGACCTCGTCTTCCTCAGCGCGGCGGGCGCGGGCGAGAACACCTTCGACCTGATGCGGGAAATCCTCCGCGAGGGCCGCGCCGACACCGTGATCGCCACGGCGGGCGCGGACGGCTCCCACGTGCTCACCCGGGACGGCGGCTCCACCCCGCACCACATCCCGGCGGCCGTCCCGCCCGCACCGGTGGTGGACTCCAACGGTGCGGGGGACGCGTACGTCTGCGGCTTCCTGTACGGGAGGCTCGCCGGCCGGAGTCCACTGGAATGCGCCCGCCTGGGCGCCGTGGCAGGGGCGTACGCCTGCACCGCGCCGGGTTCCACCGCCCTCGTCCCGCAGGGGGTCCTGCCGGCGTCGGGCCTTGCCCGGAACGGGAACCGACCGCCCGTGACGACCCGGGACGCCGGTCCCTCGCCCGCCACGGACCCGGGCGGCGTCCTCAGCCCCCCAGGATCCGGGCGGTGAACCCCGCGCGGTCGGCGAGCGCCGTCAGCTCCTCGGCCCGCGCCGCACGCAGACACACCACCGGGTAGCAGTCCGACTCGATGTCGAGGACGGCGAGCGCCGCACCGACCTCGCGGTAGTGCCGGCCGCAGGCGGTCAGGAACTCGTGGGTCGGCAGGGACTTCTCGGCGGCGTCGAAGAGCACCCAGGGGTCCGCCGACGGCCGGGAGGCGAGCATCCCCAACTGGGCCCGGATCTCCTCCGGGTCCTCCTTCCAGTCGAATTCCACGAGCAGCAGGTGGGCGTCGAGCGCGTCCACGAGCGCTATCCACGCGAGGTCCGCCACCGGCTCTTCGATGTCGCGCTCCGCCAGCCGGTCCGCGTGTGCCCGCACATAGCCCCCGGGATCGTCGTGGGCGTGCAACACCTGCTCGGCGACGTCCGGATGGTCCGGTGCGAGAAGCACCGCCATGGCTTCCAGCGAGGTACGGACCGGGTCGGCGTCGGACATGATGGGCGCTCCTTGTGCGGTGGGGCGATCACGCGGTGGGGCGATCGCACGGCCGAAGGTGTCACCGGGAGGCGATGCCCTCCCGGGCGTTCGTGAAGAAGCCTGGCACAGGGGTGTGACAACGGACGAGGACCGCGCCCGCCGGTACGGAACGAGCATCGAAAAGCATGAGGCTCAGCCATAGAAGAATGCGCTTTTGTGACCCCCCGCGCAGGCCGCAGGATGGCTGCGATCCGGTTTTTGGGGAGGAACGCATGACGTCAGCCATCGAATCGGGCC encodes the following:
- a CDS encoding carbohydrate kinase family protein; this encodes MTRQQTRYDVLVVGGSGVDTIVRVDALPVPLADSVHVGPIEEWPGHTGGNVALGTRALGLEVALLDCIGDDWTGAQVRERMAAGGVEFDPLISAAGTRRAVNLVDATGRRMSFYDARDPADLRMPRDFYLPRLRRTRHVHLSIMNFTRFLYDDIEELGVPVSTDLHDWDGLADHHREFAFRSDLVFLSAAGAGENTFDLMREILREGRADTVIATAGADGSHVLTRDGGSTPHHIPAAVPPAPVVDSNGAGDAYVCGFLYGRLAGRSPLECARLGAVAGAYACTAPGSTALVPQGVLPASGLARNGNRPPVTTRDAGPSPATDPGGVLSPPGSGR
- a CDS encoding DUF6630 family protein, giving the protein MSDADPVRTSLEAMAVLLAPDHPDVAEQVLHAHDDPGGYVRAHADRLAERDIEEPVADLAWIALVDALDAHLLLVEFDWKEDPEEIRAQLGMLASRPSADPWVLFDAAEKSLPTHEFLTACGRHYREVGAALAVLDIESDCYPVVCLRAARAEELTALADRAGFTARILGG